The following coding sequences lie in one Ictalurus furcatus strain D&B chromosome 7, Billie_1.0, whole genome shotgun sequence genomic window:
- the marchf6 gene encoding E3 ubiquitin-protein ligase MARCH6, whose amino-acid sequence MDTGEEADICRVCRSEGTQDKPLYHPCVCTGSIKFIHQECLVQWLKHSRKEYCELCKHRFAFTPIYSPDMPSRLPVQDIFAGLVTSIGTAIRYWFHYTLVAFAWLGVVPLTACRIYKCLFTGSVSSLLTLPLDMLSTENLLADCLQGCFVVTCTLCAFISLVWLREQIVHGGAPLWLEQNQQQPANVAGQPNEAPAAGNGGVENQPAPAPADPPAENAEAAEALDPQPDQAEELELDNEDDEEAGAEDAADANNGAQDDMNWNALEWDRAAEELTWERMLGLDGSLVFLEHVFWVVSLNTLFILVFAFCPYHIGHFSVVGLGFEDYVRASHFEGLITTIVGYVLLAVTLILCHGLAALVRFQRSRRLLGVCYIVVKVSLLVVVEIGVFPLICGWWLDICSLEMFDASLKDRELSFESAPGTTMFLHWLVGMVYVFYFASFILLLREVLRPGVLWFLRNLNDPDFNPVQEMIHLPIYRHLRRFILSVVVFGSIVLLMLWLPIRIIKHILPAFLPYNVMLYSDAPVSELSLELLLLQVVLPALLEQGHTRQWLKGLVRAWTVTAGYLLDLHSYLLGDQEENENNANQAANNNQQPRNNANAVPVVGEGLHAAHQAILQQGGPVGFQPYHRPVKFPLRIVLLILFMCVTLLLASLVCLTLPVFAGRWLMSFWTGTAKIHELYTAACGLYVCWLSIRAVTVLLAWMPQGRRVILLKVQEWTLMIMKTLIVAVLLAGVIPLLLGLLFELVIVAPLRVPLDQTPLFYPWQDWALGVLHAKIIAAITLMGPQWWLKTVIEQVYANGIRNIDLHFIIRKLAAPVIAVLLLSLCVPYVIAVGIVPIIGVTLEMQNLVQRRIYPFLLMVVVLMGILSFQIRQFKRLYEHIKNDKYLVGQRLVNYERKAGKPSTTTHSSPVQE is encoded by the exons ATGGACACTGGAGAAGAAG CTGATATATGTCGAGTGTGTCGCTCTGAGGGAACTCAGGACAAACCGCTCTACCATCCGTGTGTCTGCACTGGAAGTATTAAATTCATTCACCAAGAATG CTTGGTGCAGTGGCTGAAACACAGCAGAAAAGAGTATTGTGAATTATGCAAGCACAGATTTGCTTTCACGCCAA TTTACTCTCCAGACATGCCTTCACGGCTTCCGGTACAGGACATTTTCGCAGGTCTGGTGACCAGTATAGGCACAGCCATCCGATACTGGTTCCATTATACGCTGGTGGCCTTTGCCTGGCTGGGAGTTGTACCTTTAACAGCAT GTCGAATCTATAAGTGTTTGTTTACTGGCTCTGTAAGCTCCCTCCTGACACTGCCATTAGATATGCTTTCCAC GGAGAACCTGCTGGCGGACTGTCTGCAGGGTTGCTTCGTGGTGACCTGCACCCTGTGCGCCTTTATAAGCCTGGTGTGGTTACGGGAGCAGATTGTTCACGGTGGAGCTCCACTGTGGCTGGAGCAGAACCAACAGCAACCTGCCAACGTGGCAGGGCAGCCTAATGAg GCTCCAGCTGCGGGTAACGGAGGTGTGGAGAATCAGCCTGCGCCGGCCCCAGCTGATCCCCCTGCGGAGAACGCGGAAGCGGCCGAGGCGCTCGACCCCCAGCCGGACCAAGCCGAGGAGCTGGAGCTGGACAACGAGGACGACGAGGAGGCGGGCGCCGAGGACGCAGCTGACGCCAATAATGGTGCACAAG ATGATATGAACTGGAATGCTTTGGAATGGGACCGTGCTGCTGAGGAGCTCACATGGGAAAGG ATGCTCGGACTTGATGGCTCTTTGGTTTTCCTG GAGCATGTATTCTGGGTGGTGTCTCTGAACACACTCTTCATTTTGGTGTTTG CTTTTTGTCCATACCATATTGGGCACTTTTCAGTGGTGGGACTTGGCTTTGAAGATTAC GTTCGTGCTTCTCACTTCGAGGGCCTCATCACCACCATCGTGGGTTATGTCCTGTTGGCGGTAACTCTAATTTTGTGCCAT gGATTAGCCGCATTGGTTAGATTCCAGAGATCGCGGAGATTGTTGGGAGTCTGCTATATTGTGGTTAAG GTGTCGTTGCTGGTGGTTGTAGAGATCGGTGTATTCCCCCTCATCTGTGGCTGGTGGCTGGATATCTGCTCCCTG GAAATGTTTGACGCGTCCTTAAAGGACCGAGAGCTAAGTTTCGAGTCGGCTCCAGGCACCACCATGTTCCTGCACTGGCTCGTAGGCATGGTCTACGTCTTCTACTTTGCATCCTTTATCCTCCTTCTCCGAGAG GTTCTCAGGCCCGGAGTCCTGTGGTTCCTCAGAAACCTCAACGATCCGGATTTTAACCCGGTCCAAGAAATGATCCACCTTCCGATATACAGACATCTGAGACGGTTCATACTATCAGTG GTCGTGTTTGGGTCGATAGTCCTGTTGATGCTCTGGTTACCCATTCGGATAATTAAACACATCTTGCCAGCGTTCCTTCCCTACAACGTGATGCTCTACAG tgatGCTCCAGTGAGTGAGCTGTCCCTAGAGCTCCTGTTACTGCAGGTGGTTTTGCCGGCTCTTTTGGAGCAGGGACACACACGGCAGTGGCTGAAGGGTTTGGTGAGAGCCTGGACAGTTACTGCTGGCTACCTACT AGACCTACACTCGTATCTGCTGGGAGACCAGGAGGAGAATGAGAACAACGCTAACCAGGCAGCCAACAACAACCAGCAACCACGAAACAATGCTAATGCCGTTCCTGTAGTGGGCGAAGGACTACATGCTGCACACCAGGCCATCCTGCAGCAGGGAGGCCCTGTGGGCTTCCAGCCCTACCACCGCCCTGTGAAGTTCCCCCTCAGG ATTGTGTTGCTGATCCTGTTCATGTGTGTGACGCTGCTCTTGGCCAGCTTGGTGTGTCTCACTTTGCCAG TGTTTGCTGGCCGCTGGCTCATGTCGTTCTGGACAGGCACAGCTAAGATCCACGAGCTGTACACAGCAGCGTGTGGCCTGTATGTGTGCTGGCTGTCCATCAGGGCCGTCACCGTGCTGCTAGCCTGGATGCCTCAGGGCCGCAGGGTCATCCTCCTCAAAGTCCAGGAGTGGACACTCATG aTCATGAAGACACTGATCGTGGCGGTTCTGTTAGCTGGTGTGATTCCGCTACTTCTGGGTTTGCTGTTTGAGTTAGTTATCGTGGCTCCTCTCCGGGTCCCGCTCGACCAGACACCTCTGTTTTACCCCTGGCAG GATTGGGCGCTGGGAGTGTTACATGCCAAAATAATCGCTGCCATCACCCTCATGGGCCCTCAGTGGTGGCTGAAGACCGTCATTGAGCAG GTGTATGCCAATGGAATCCGCAACATTGACCTACATTTCATCATCCGGAAGCTGGCTGCTCCGGTCATCGCTGTGCTGCTGCTGTCCCTCTGTGTGCCCTACGTCATTGCTGTAGGCATCGTCCCCATAATAG gggttacCCTGGAGATGCAGAACCTGGTTCAGAGGAGAATCTACCCCTTCCTGCTGATGGTCGTGGTTCTGATGGGAATCCTCTCGTTCCAAATCCGACAGTTCAAGCGCCTTTACGAACACATCAAGAACGACAA GTATCTCGTAGGACAGAGACTTGTGAACTATGAACGTAAAGCTGGTAAACCCAGCACGACTACACACAGCAGCCCAGTGCAGGAATAA